One Cuculus canorus isolate bCucCan1 chromosome 2, bCucCan1.pri, whole genome shotgun sequence genomic region harbors:
- the MSC gene encoding musculin, with protein MSAGSGSEAEELPDMDLRALQLDYPPPAKRQPRGQLYPSGDNSSAAEEEEDEEEEEDEEEEDGEGAAGPAGSGCKRKRARGGGPGGKKAVSGPRGPPPEGKQSQRNAANARERARMRVLSKAFSRLKTSLPWVPPDTKLSKLDTLRLASSYIAHLRQLLQEDRYENGYVHPVNLTWPFVVSGRPDSDTKEVSTASRLCGTTA; from the exons ATGTCCGCGGGCTCCGGGAGCGAGGCGGAGGAGCTGCCCGACATGGACCTGCGGGCGCTGCAGCTGGACTACCCGCCGCCGGCCAAGCGGCAGCCCCGCGGCCAGCTCTACCCGTCGGGGGACAACTCCTCggcggcggaggaggaggaggacgaggaggaagaggaggacgaggaggaggaggacggcgagggcgcggcggggccggcgggcAGCGGCTGCAAAAGGAagcgggcgcggggcggcggccCCGGGGGCAAGAAGGCGGTGTCGGGGCCGCGGGGGCCGCCGCCCGAGGGGAAGCAATCGCAGCGCAACGCGGCCAACGCGCGGGAGCGGGCGCGGATGCGGGTGCTGAGCAAGGCGTTCTCCCGGCTGAAGACGAGCCTGCCCTGGGTGCCGCCCGACACCAAGCTCTCCAAGCTGGACACTCTGCGCCTGGCGTCCAGCTACATCGCCCACCTCCggcagctcctgcaggaggaTCGCTACGAGAACGGCTACGTCCACCCCGTCAACCTG aCTTGGCCATTTGTGGTTTCGGGAAGACCTGACTCCGACACCAAAGAAGTTTCTACTGCCAGCAGATTATGTGGAACTACTGCATAG